The Prevotella scopos JCM 17725 genomic sequence ATACACATCTCCACTGTAATCTGTTTCATTTCTACGTTTCCAAAATTTTTTCTTCTTTTGAGAAGCACATTCAACCATAAAGTCACCATTTTCCCGACAAGCTCCTAAAGTTACAGATCCCTGATACTTCCCTTCCCTTAACATTATGTTCACTGGGTTCCCTGGAAATTCTCGAAATGTTGGTGCATATGGTCCAGATAGTAATCCCCTAAAAGAAGACAAAGATGCTTTAGGAGCATAGACTTTTTCTCCTACAAGAATCTCACCATTCTTATTCCCTAATAAACGTATTACTTCATCATCGAACTGTAAATTAGGGGTTAAATCGTATTCAGAAACATTTCCTTTTAATAAATCACCATACTGTTCTTTATATTTTTTCACCTCATTAAGAAAAGTATCATAATCCTCAATATCAAAAATATCATCTATAGCTTTATTTGCCTCTATATTCCGCAAAAAAATCCCTCTAAAGTTTATCTTCCGGAAAAAATCTTCATTTTCTCGGTCATTTCTATTTTCTAAGATTTCTACAACTTTATTTAAATGCTCAACATCTTCAAAACGAAGAGTTTTTTCTTCCTCA encodes the following:
- a CDS encoding DUF4848 domain-containing protein, which gives rise to MRNYLTYFTIAILFLSSCNNQDDEIILKKNESFNPLSRVEVVSLSGSSTRAKNEEEKTLRFEDVEHLNKVVEILENRNDRENEDFFRKINFRGIFLRNIEANKAIDDIFDIEDYDTFLNEVKKYKEQYGDLLKGNVSEYDLTPNLQFDDEVIRLLGNKNGEILVGEKVYAPKASLSSFRGLLSGPYAPTFREFPGNPVNIMLREGKYQGSVTLGACRENGDFMVECASQKKKKFWKRRNETDYSGDVYINGAHFFFNVLRKKRQAVFLSPFVNVGQYAGKKITVSISNFKVGCCPSLVGNQTFELDLRNR